The Desulfovibrio sp. genome has a window encoding:
- a CDS encoding sigma-54-dependent Fis family transcriptional regulator: MGTALIPKHPILLVDDEEQALQSYDLNLRYSGLTNTIRCQNPLEVKNILSRQQVSLVMLDLCMPQMRGEEVLSYIKNEHPGLPVIIVTGFNEVETAVRCMRAGSVDYLVKPVDRAHLLSAVRHALEASPAARPENPPSQLQQEPSENALARIVTGNARMKSLLAYVQAVAGSDEPVLVTGETGVGKELVARAIHDQSGRSGKFVGVNVAGLDDAMFSDTLFGHKKGAFTGANIGRRGLIEEATGGTLFLDEIGDLAKASQLKLLRLIQEREYYPLGSDTLKPVEARIIVATNQALEEMIEQGTFRRDLFFRLRTHYVAIPALRERMDDLELLTEHFLEKAADRLGKPTPQAPAQLAPLLAGHRFPGNVRELEAMIFNAVALSEGAVLSMEPFKDWVGSVRGSVRPELFPAVLGEMEHGVMTLKQAEERVINEALERAGGNQSVAAKMLGITRQALNRRLLTKKRKKTG, encoded by the coding sequence ATGGGCACGGCACTCATACCCAAGCACCCGATCCTTCTCGTGGACGACGAAGAGCAGGCCCTGCAAAGCTACGACCTGAACCTGCGTTATTCCGGCCTGACAAACACAATCCGCTGCCAGAATCCTCTCGAGGTGAAGAACATCCTGAGCCGCCAGCAGGTGTCCCTGGTCATGCTCGACCTGTGCATGCCCCAGATGCGCGGGGAAGAGGTGCTCAGCTACATTAAGAACGAGCACCCGGGCCTTCCGGTCATCATCGTCACCGGTTTCAACGAAGTTGAGACGGCCGTGCGCTGCATGCGGGCGGGATCGGTGGATTACCTGGTCAAACCCGTGGACCGGGCCCACCTCTTGTCCGCGGTGCGCCATGCCCTGGAGGCAAGCCCCGCCGCGCGCCCGGAGAATCCGCCCAGCCAATTACAGCAAGAGCCCAGCGAGAACGCCTTGGCTCGCATCGTCACGGGCAACGCCCGCATGAAATCCCTCCTGGCCTATGTACAGGCTGTGGCCGGATCGGATGAACCGGTTTTGGTCACTGGCGAAACCGGGGTGGGCAAGGAGCTCGTGGCCAGGGCCATCCACGACCAAAGCGGCCGCTCGGGAAAATTCGTGGGCGTGAACGTGGCGGGTTTGGATGACGCCATGTTCTCGGACACGCTCTTCGGGCACAAGAAAGGAGCCTTCACCGGGGCGAACATCGGCCGGCGCGGACTCATCGAGGAGGCCACCGGGGGCACGCTCTTTCTGGACGAGATAGGCGACCTGGCCAAGGCCTCCCAGCTCAAGCTCCTGCGCCTGATCCAGGAGCGCGAATACTACCCCCTGGGTTCAGACACCTTAAAACCCGTGGAAGCGCGCATCATCGTTGCCACCAACCAGGCCCTGGAAGAGATGATCGAACAGGGCACGTTCCGGCGCGACCTCTTCTTCCGGCTGCGCACGCACTATGTGGCCATCCCGGCCCTTCGCGAACGCATGGACGACCTGGAGCTTCTAACGGAACACTTCCTGGAGAAGGCGGCGGACCGACTGGGAAAACCCACGCCCCAGGCCCCTGCGCAACTGGCGCCGCTTCTTGCCGGGCATAGGTTCCCGGGCAACGTGCGCGAACTCGAAGCCATGATTTTCAACGCCGTGGCCCTAAGCGAAGGGGCGGTCCTGTCCATGGAGCCCTTCAAGGATTGGGTGGGGTCGGTGCGCGGGAGCGTCCGGCCGGAGCTTTTCCCTGCGGTGCTTGGCGAGATGGAGCACGGGGTGATGACCCTCAAGCAGGCCGAGGAGCGGGTGATTAACGAAGCCCTGGAACGGGCGGGCGGCAACCAGAGCGTGGCCGCCAAAATGCTTGGAATTACGCGTCAGGCGCTGAACAGGCGTTTGCTGACAAAGAAACGCAAGAAAACAGGCTAG
- a CDS encoding DUF47 family protein, with amino-acid sequence MGFNLFPKDVKFFDLFKDQNRKLIKAVTILYELFHSVEDANDRCLTQDDIDERCIRINIIEAEANTISRNIATELSSTFITPIDREDIHQINITQEALINIIKVTATRIGFMECGAILYPARRLVRSLKIMIEEAGQVLDKLSKNKPANEHIETIKAHKYECEMLLLVGLGELYEAKAQKEESVDTVLHIIKWNHIYGRIELAVDRAERLSDVLEGVMLKHA; translated from the coding sequence ATGGGATTCAATCTCTTCCCGAAGGACGTCAAGTTCTTCGACCTTTTCAAGGACCAGAACCGCAAGCTCATCAAGGCGGTGACCATCCTCTACGAGCTGTTCCATTCCGTGGAGGACGCCAACGACCGCTGCCTCACCCAAGACGATATTGATGAGCGCTGCATCCGCATCAACATCATCGAGGCGGAGGCCAACACCATTTCGCGAAACATCGCCACGGAGCTCTCCTCGACCTTCATCACCCCCATTGACCGCGAAGACATCCACCAGATCAACATCACCCAGGAAGCCCTGATCAACATCATAAAGGTCACGGCCACCCGTATCGGCTTCATGGAGTGCGGAGCGATTCTCTACCCCGCGCGCAGGCTGGTGCGCTCGCTCAAAATCATGATCGAGGAGGCCGGGCAGGTGCTGGACAAGCTCTCCAAGAACAAGCCGGCCAACGAACACATCGAGACCATCAAGGCCCACAAGTACGAATGCGAAATGCTTCTTCTGGTCGGCCTGGGCGAACTCTACGAAGCCAAGGCCCAAAAGGAGGAGAGCGTCGACACCGTGCTGCACATCATCAAGTGGAACCACATCTACGGCCGCATCGAGCTGGCCGTAGACCGGGCCGAGCGCCTAAGCGACGTTCTCGAAGGGGTCATGCTCAAACATGCTTGA
- a CDS encoding inorganic phosphate transporter, which yields MLELPLLLIFIVIIALVFDFTNGAHDSANAIATIVSTKVLSPKVAVLMAAALNLFGAFLGTEVAQTVGSGIVGPDMVSGCKILVLAALFGAIFWNILTWYLGIPSSSSHALVGGLIGAAIAFKGWDAPSYASIAKKVLLPLVLSPVAGFLGGYFLMVLLTWMFVKAHPKTVNTAFKKLQILSSAFMATSHGLNDAQKTMGIITLALVIFQVQPDVSIPTWVKVTCALAMGMGTAMGGWKIVKTMGHKIFKLEPVHGFAAETAASAVIMAASSMGAPISTTHTISTTVIGVGASKRFSAVRWGVAGNLVVAWVLTIPASGLVAALFFWGLELLGLNR from the coding sequence ATGCTTGAACTCCCCCTGCTGCTCATTTTCATCGTGATCATCGCCCTTGTGTTCGACTTCACCAACGGCGCGCACGACTCGGCCAACGCCATCGCCACCATCGTGTCCACCAAGGTGCTTTCGCCCAAGGTGGCGGTGCTCATGGCCGCCGCGCTCAACCTCTTCGGGGCTTTTCTGGGCACGGAAGTGGCCCAGACCGTGGGCAGCGGCATCGTCGGTCCGGACATGGTTTCGGGCTGCAAGATACTGGTGCTGGCCGCCCTTTTTGGGGCCATCTTCTGGAACATTCTCACCTGGTACCTGGGCATCCCGTCGTCCTCGTCCCACGCCCTGGTTGGGGGACTGATCGGCGCGGCCATCGCCTTCAAAGGGTGGGACGCGCCGAGCTATGCGTCCATCGCCAAAAAGGTCCTGCTTCCTCTCGTGCTCTCCCCGGTGGCCGGTTTTCTAGGCGGGTACTTCCTCATGGTGCTGCTCACCTGGATGTTCGTGAAAGCGCATCCCAAAACCGTGAACACGGCCTTCAAGAAACTCCAGATACTGTCCTCGGCCTTCATGGCCACCAGCCACGGGCTCAACGACGCCCAAAAGACCATGGGCATCATCACCCTGGCCCTGGTGATCTTTCAGGTGCAGCCGGACGTCAGCATCCCCACATGGGTGAAAGTCACGTGCGCGCTGGCCATGGGCATGGGCACGGCCATGGGCGGATGGAAGATAGTGAAGACCATGGGCCACAAGATATTCAAGCTCGAGCCCGTGCACGGATTCGCGGCCGAGACCGCGGCGTCGGCGGTCATCATGGCTGCTTCATCCATGGGCGCGCCGATAAGCACCACCCACACCATCTCCACCACGGTCATCGGGGTGGGCGCCTCGAAGCGGTTCTCGGCGGTGCGCTGGGGTGTGGCTGGGAATCTGGTGGTCGCCTGGGTGCTCACCATCCCGGCTTCCGGACTGGTGGCGGCGCTGTTTTTCTGGGGGCTCGAGCTTCTCGGGCTGAACAGATAG
- a CDS encoding multidrug efflux RND transporter permease subunit, whose product MLSRFFLSRPILSTVISLVIVMAGLVAMNALPIAQYPNIIPPEVQVRASYPGASPEVIAQTVAAPLEQQINGVDKMLYMRSTSAGDGSITISVVFAVGTDPDQATINVNNRVQSGLTSLPEEVRRQGVNVSKRSSNFLQVLTIDSPDGRYDTIYMNNYALVNVLDELKRLPGVGEAVIFGNQDYSMRIWLRPDKLAQLKLTPGDVAKAITQQNAQYAAGRIGQEPTAQRVDVNYMVTTKGRLNTPEEFENIILLSEPDGSSLRLKDVARVELGAKDYNFSGKHNGKPTVPMGVFLAPGANALDTADAVKAKMDELSKRFPAGITYSTVYDTTKFVRVSIVEVVKTLCEAMLLVFLVVYLFLQNFRATLIPFLAVPVSIIGSFAGMYALGFSINTLTLFGMVLAIGIVVDDAIVVLENVERIMRTEHLPPPLATAKAMEEVTGPIIAIVLVLCAVFVPVAFMGGLTGELYKQFAITIAVSVVISGIVALTLTPALCSLLLPDTHHDPRGFFRVFNGWFDSFTNSYVGGVRFLLVKPVVAVGLFALLCAATFGLFKLVPSAMLPDEDQGFVIAATILPDGASLSRSRDICAILDDMTSKDPSVAETATFAGYDALTGANRSNYGTSFITLKPWEERKAPGLSSFDFVKRAFGLGMAIPSGMVLAFNPPPISGMSTTGGFEGYIQSRGEGDSKALAAMTAKVIAAAGKRPELARVSTTFGANVPQLHVELDRDKALAQGVSVGSVFEVMQSTFGAYYVNDFNKFGRTFRVTLQSEADYRDRPEALRDVYVRTAKGDMVPLPALVKVVQSSGPEVMERFNVFPAAKIMGSPAPGFSSGQAMDAMEAVAKEVLPAEYSLAWSGSSFQEKAAGGSSTLVFLLGIIMVFMILAAQYEKWSLPIAVVLAVPFAIFGAILATWARGLTNDIYFQVALVTLIGLAAKNAILIVEFAVLRHKEGRSLAQAAEEAARLRFRPIIMTSLAFVLGCVPLALSSGAGANSRHAIGTGVIGGMLGATFLAPLFIPVFFKLIMGAGQMLKRKTKASQA is encoded by the coding sequence ATGCTGTCACGTTTTTTCCTCAGTCGTCCCATCCTCTCCACGGTCATCTCGCTGGTTATCGTCATGGCCGGTCTGGTGGCCATGAATGCGCTTCCCATCGCCCAGTACCCGAACATCATTCCACCCGAGGTCCAAGTCAGGGCCTCCTACCCCGGAGCCAGTCCCGAGGTGATAGCCCAGACCGTGGCCGCTCCTCTCGAGCAGCAGATAAACGGCGTGGACAAGATGCTCTACATGCGCTCGACCAGCGCGGGCGACGGCTCCATAACCATCTCCGTGGTCTTCGCCGTGGGCACGGATCCGGACCAGGCCACCATCAACGTGAACAACCGGGTGCAGTCCGGACTCACCTCGCTTCCGGAAGAGGTCCGCAGGCAGGGGGTGAACGTCAGCAAGAGATCCTCGAACTTCCTGCAGGTTTTGACCATAGACTCCCCGGACGGCCGGTATGACACGATCTACATGAACAACTACGCCCTGGTGAACGTCCTGGACGAGCTCAAGCGCCTCCCGGGCGTGGGCGAAGCCGTGATCTTCGGTAACCAGGATTACTCCATGCGCATCTGGCTGCGCCCGGACAAGCTGGCCCAGCTGAAGCTCACTCCCGGGGACGTGGCCAAGGCGATCACCCAGCAGAACGCCCAGTACGCGGCCGGGCGCATAGGCCAGGAACCCACCGCCCAGCGGGTGGACGTGAACTACATGGTCACCACCAAGGGCCGGCTGAACACCCCTGAGGAGTTCGAGAACATCATCCTGCTCTCCGAGCCGGATGGATCGTCCTTGCGTTTGAAGGACGTGGCCCGGGTGGAACTCGGCGCCAAGGACTACAACTTCTCCGGCAAGCACAACGGCAAGCCCACCGTGCCCATGGGTGTCTTCCTGGCTCCCGGAGCCAACGCCCTTGATACGGCGGATGCGGTGAAGGCCAAGATGGACGAGCTGTCCAAGCGTTTTCCGGCTGGCATCACCTATTCCACGGTGTACGACACCACGAAGTTCGTCCGGGTCTCCATCGTCGAGGTGGTGAAGACGCTGTGCGAGGCCATGCTTCTGGTGTTTCTGGTGGTGTATCTCTTCCTGCAGAACTTCCGGGCCACGCTCATTCCTTTCCTGGCCGTGCCGGTATCCATCATCGGCAGCTTCGCCGGGATGTACGCCCTCGGGTTCTCCATCAACACCCTGACGCTGTTCGGCATGGTGCTGGCCATCGGCATCGTGGTGGACGACGCCATCGTGGTGCTTGAGAACGTGGAGCGCATCATGCGAACAGAACACCTGCCGCCGCCCTTGGCCACGGCCAAGGCCATGGAGGAGGTTACCGGGCCCATCATCGCCATCGTGCTGGTCCTGTGCGCAGTGTTCGTTCCGGTGGCCTTCATGGGCGGCCTTACCGGAGAGCTCTACAAGCAGTTCGCCATCACCATCGCGGTGTCCGTGGTCATCTCCGGCATCGTGGCCCTGACCTTGACCCCGGCCCTGTGTTCCCTGCTGCTGCCGGATACCCACCACGACCCGCGCGGGTTCTTCAGGGTCTTCAACGGCTGGTTCGATTCCTTCACCAACAGCTATGTGGGCGGAGTGCGTTTCCTGCTGGTAAAGCCCGTAGTTGCCGTGGGGCTGTTCGCCCTGTTGTGCGCCGCCACGTTCGGCCTGTTCAAGCTTGTCCCGAGCGCCATGCTACCTGACGAGGACCAGGGCTTCGTCATCGCGGCCACCATCCTTCCGGACGGCGCCTCCCTGTCCCGCAGCCGGGATATCTGCGCCATCCTGGACGACATGACCAGCAAGGACCCCTCCGTGGCTGAAACAGCCACCTTCGCGGGCTACGACGCGCTCACCGGGGCGAACAGGTCCAACTACGGTACCTCTTTTATTACCCTCAAGCCCTGGGAGGAGCGCAAGGCGCCGGGACTAAGCTCGTTTGATTTCGTGAAACGGGCTTTTGGCCTGGGCATGGCAATTCCCAGCGGCATGGTCCTGGCCTTCAACCCGCCGCCAATCAGCGGCATGAGCACCACGGGCGGCTTCGAGGGCTACATCCAGAGCAGGGGCGAGGGCGACAGCAAGGCGCTGGCCGCCATGACCGCCAAGGTGATAGCCGCGGCGGGCAAGCGCCCGGAACTGGCCCGGGTGTCCACGACGTTCGGGGCCAACGTGCCCCAGCTGCACGTGGAGCTGGACCGCGACAAGGCCCTGGCCCAGGGCGTGAGCGTGGGCAGCGTGTTCGAGGTGATGCAGTCCACCTTCGGCGCCTACTACGTTAACGATTTCAATAAATTCGGACGCACCTTCCGGGTCACCTTGCAGTCGGAGGCCGACTATCGCGACAGGCCCGAGGCATTGCGCGACGTGTACGTGCGCACGGCCAAAGGCGATATGGTGCCGTTGCCGGCCCTGGTGAAGGTGGTTCAGTCCAGCGGCCCCGAGGTGATGGAGCGCTTCAACGTGTTCCCCGCGGCCAAGATCATGGGGTCTCCGGCCCCGGGCTTCAGCTCCGGCCAGGCCATGGACGCCATGGAGGCCGTGGCCAAAGAAGTGCTGCCCGCCGAGTACAGCCTGGCCTGGTCCGGCTCCTCGTTTCAGGAAAAAGCGGCGGGGGGCTCGTCCACCCTCGTGTTCTTGCTGGGCATCATCATGGTCTTCATGATCCTGGCGGCCCAGTACGAGAAGTGGTCCTTGCCCATCGCGGTGGTGCTGGCCGTTCCCTTCGCCATCTTCGGCGCCATCCTGGCCACCTGGGCCAGGGGGCTCACCAACGACATCTACTTCCAGGTGGCCCTGGTGACGCTTATCGGCCTGGCGGCCAAGAACGCCATCCTCATCGTCGAGTTCGCCGTGCTGCGCCACAAGGAGGGCCGTTCCCTGGCCCAGGCGGCGGAAGAGGCGGCGCGGCTTCGCTTCAGGCCCATCATCATGACCTCGCTGGCCTTCGTTCTTGGCTGCGTGCCCCTGGCGCTCAGTTCGGGCGCGGGCGCCAACAGCAGGCACGCCATCGGTACCGGAGTCATCGGCGGCATGCTCGGCGCCACGTTTCTGGCCCCGCTCTTCATTCCTGTTTTCTTCAAGCTCATCATGGGCGCGGGACAAATGCTGAAACGCAAGACCAAGGCTTCGCAGGCATGA
- a CDS encoding MarR family transcriptional regulator has translation MNRKPPHVIRREGTEGFALTVHEVAKAFRARIDERFRPLGLSKSTLSVIGALACNQKPMSQRELAEAIFVEGPSLVRLLDRLEATGWVKREAVPGDRRMKHVLLTEKAEPYLEELIRTAIGLEKEILEDVPEEHIQLTHRVLLHVRDRLSRVTPDMGSPSDQAGE, from the coding sequence ATGAACAGAAAACCTCCACACGTGATCCGAAGGGAGGGCACAGAAGGCTTTGCCCTCACCGTGCACGAGGTGGCCAAGGCTTTTCGCGCCCGCATAGACGAACGCTTTCGCCCTCTTGGGCTTTCAAAATCGACCTTGAGCGTGATCGGGGCTTTGGCGTGCAACCAGAAACCGATGAGCCAACGGGAACTGGCTGAGGCCATATTCGTCGAGGGGCCCAGTCTGGTCCGGCTGCTGGACCGCCTGGAGGCCACGGGGTGGGTGAAGCGGGAGGCCGTTCCTGGTGACCGGAGGATGAAACATGTCCTCCTGACGGAGAAGGCCGAGCCTTATCTGGAAGAACTGATCCGTACGGCCATCGGCCTTGAGAAAGAAATACTTGAGGACGTTCCTGAAGAGCACATCCAGCTGACCCACAGGGTGCTCTTGCATGTCCGGGACCGGCTTTCCAGGGTAACCCCTGATATGGGGTCACCCTCCGACCAGGCGGGTGAGTAG
- a CDS encoding PAS domain-containing sensor histidine kinase → MYVKFPGLQTHALAASYSGLPSAVVLAGPDQNVAYANDEFFALTECTASDLELMTFSDVLSVFCVGIHDSIEDFLANEGIWFDMEKPIAKADGSLAWVRVRVDHMEFEGHGRWARLIIDDVTRYKVAIEGLVNRKNLYQSIVETRPDLICCFLPNWSLTYANTAIARSFGRTRTEMVGEDFLLLLEPALRERFSQAVSSITPENPMAELEHQEVSANPDSPPVWMRWIIQGFFYKTGHIKDYQVAGIDVTGQKVTESQFIHADRLVSLGTLVSEVAHEISNPNNFIMLNAPLVLDLWRTVAPSLETIARDTDDGMLGGIPVSDISRHVPQLLTGIIEGSERIRDFVRELKNFSRQDAESGFEMLPVNDVVQSAVLLMSKTIGLHTTRFAVRYGNGLPLVRGRRQRLEQIVVNLVQNSCHALVGPHQGIEIETLFHEPSASVRIVVRDQGEGIRPEDLPKITEPFYSTKREQGGTGLGLSISLSIAREHGGQLLIESVRGAGTTATVVLPAIMQEIA, encoded by the coding sequence ATGTACGTCAAATTTCCAGGCCTCCAAACGCACGCACTCGCGGCCTCATACTCGGGACTGCCTTCGGCCGTGGTTTTGGCCGGGCCGGACCAGAACGTGGCCTACGCCAACGACGAGTTCTTCGCCTTGACGGAATGCACCGCGAGCGACCTGGAGCTCATGACGTTTTCAGACGTCCTGAGTGTTTTTTGCGTGGGCATCCACGACAGCATCGAGGATTTTCTGGCCAACGAGGGTATCTGGTTCGACATGGAAAAACCCATAGCCAAGGCCGACGGCAGCCTGGCCTGGGTTCGCGTGCGCGTTGACCATATGGAGTTCGAGGGGCATGGAAGGTGGGCAAGGCTCATAATTGACGACGTGACCCGCTACAAGGTGGCCATAGAAGGCCTGGTGAACCGCAAGAACCTCTACCAGTCCATCGTTGAAACCCGCCCCGACCTCATCTGCTGCTTCCTGCCCAACTGGAGCCTGACATACGCCAACACGGCCATTGCCCGATCCTTTGGCAGAACGCGGACGGAAATGGTCGGCGAGGATTTTCTTCTTCTTCTGGAACCGGCCCTTCGCGAGCGCTTCAGCCAGGCCGTGTCCTCCATCACCCCGGAGAACCCCATGGCGGAGTTGGAGCACCAGGAAGTGAGCGCGAACCCTGATTCTCCTCCCGTTTGGATGCGCTGGATCATACAGGGTTTTTTCTACAAAACCGGGCACATCAAGGACTACCAGGTGGCGGGCATCGACGTGACCGGCCAGAAGGTAACGGAATCGCAGTTCATTCACGCCGACAGGCTGGTCTCGCTTGGCACCCTGGTTTCCGAGGTGGCGCATGAGATCAGCAACCCCAACAACTTCATCATGTTGAACGCCCCCCTGGTGCTCGACCTCTGGAGAACAGTGGCCCCAAGCCTGGAGACCATCGCCAGGGACACGGACGACGGCATGCTGGGCGGGATTCCCGTTTCGGACATCTCCCGGCACGTGCCCCAGCTCCTCACGGGCATCATCGAGGGGTCCGAGCGCATTCGGGATTTCGTGCGAGAACTCAAGAACTTTTCCCGCCAGGACGCGGAGAGCGGTTTCGAGATGCTTCCGGTCAACGATGTGGTGCAGTCCGCGGTGCTTCTCATGAGCAAAACCATCGGGCTGCACACCACCCGGTTCGCCGTGCGCTACGGCAACGGCCTTCCTTTGGTGCGGGGGCGCAGGCAGCGCCTGGAACAGATCGTGGTCAATCTGGTGCAGAACTCCTGCCACGCTTTGGTCGGCCCGCACCAGGGAATCGAAATTGAAACTCTCTTCCACGAACCTTCGGCCAGCGTTCGCATAGTGGTCCGGGACCAGGGGGAGGGCATCCGCCCGGAGGACCTGCCCAAGATCACCGAACCGTTCTACTCCACCAAACGCGAACAAGGCGGAACCGGACTTGGTCTCTCGATCTCGCTCTCCATCGCCCGGGAGCACGGCGGCCAGCTCCTGATCGAATCCGTCCGGGGCGCCGGGACCACCGCCACCGTGGTTCTTCCCGCCATAATGCAGGAGATTGCCTGA
- a CDS encoding efflux RND transporter periplasmic adaptor subunit has product MSAYYQLRQRRGMILSVCLTGLFALSALSGCGKESAGQPPAGGMPPMPVVVKTMTKADIPLDIEYMGQVTGSREVEVRARVGGILLRRSYVEGSQVRQGDLMFEIDPEPFKAALEQAQGALGQSEARLQRATRDLARMRKLRQEDVISQKDNDDAQTEFEAASAEVRTSQAKVREARINLGYTRVEAPITGVTSKETRSEGSLVGTGTDSSLLTVVNRIDPVYVNFSISNADASKYRKDRASGRMAFENGRDFEVRLLLSDGTVFPHSGHINFMDTQVDTQTGVVKVRAEVPNPKGELMPGQFVRAKLAGSVLKEAMSIPQGAVLQTQQGTMIWVVNDKNVVEPRIVTLGPTLGNSYLVEGGVNPGERVVVEGVIKVQPGATVNPREAGAQPATAAPAAPAGQAG; this is encoded by the coding sequence ATGTCTGCATACTATCAGCTGCGCCAGCGGCGCGGGATGATTTTGTCGGTCTGTCTCACAGGCCTTTTCGCCCTGTCCGCCTTGTCCGGTTGCGGCAAGGAAAGTGCCGGGCAACCTCCCGCGGGAGGCATGCCGCCCATGCCGGTGGTTGTGAAGACCATGACCAAGGCGGATATCCCCCTTGATATTGAATACATGGGCCAAGTCACTGGTTCTCGCGAGGTGGAGGTCCGGGCCCGCGTGGGCGGCATATTGCTTCGGCGCAGCTATGTGGAAGGCTCGCAGGTCCGCCAGGGAGATCTCATGTTCGAGATCGACCCCGAACCGTTCAAGGCCGCTCTCGAGCAGGCCCAGGGTGCTCTCGGCCAGTCCGAAGCGCGCCTGCAGCGGGCCACGCGCGACCTGGCCCGCATGCGCAAGCTCCGCCAGGAGGACGTCATCAGCCAGAAGGACAATGACGACGCCCAGACCGAGTTCGAAGCCGCCTCGGCCGAGGTGCGGACCTCCCAGGCCAAGGTGCGCGAGGCCCGCATCAACCTGGGTTACACCCGGGTGGAGGCCCCCATCACCGGCGTCACCAGCAAGGAAACACGCTCCGAGGGGAGCCTGGTGGGAACCGGGACCGATTCCAGCCTGCTGACCGTGGTGAATCGCATCGACCCTGTGTACGTGAATTTCTCCATTTCCAACGCCGATGCCAGCAAGTACCGCAAGGACAGGGCTTCCGGGCGCATGGCCTTCGAAAACGGCCGGGATTTCGAGGTGCGCCTGCTGCTTTCCGACGGAACCGTGTTTCCCCATTCCGGACACATCAATTTCATGGACACCCAGGTGGACACCCAGACCGGGGTGGTCAAGGTGCGGGCCGAAGTTCCCAATCCCAAAGGCGAGCTCATGCCCGGCCAGTTTGTTCGGGCCAAGCTGGCCGGTTCGGTGCTCAAGGAGGCCATGTCCATCCCTCAGGGGGCGGTGCTGCAGACACAGCAGGGCACCATGATCTGGGTGGTGAACGACAAGAACGTAGTGGAGCCGCGCATCGTCACCCTGGGGCCCACCCTGGGGAACTCCTACCTTGTCGAGGGCGGCGTTAACCCCGGGGAACGAGTGGTGGTCGAAGGCGTCATCAAGGTACAGCCCGGCGCCACCGTGAACCCCAGGGAAGCGGGCGCGCAGCCGGCCACGGCCGCACCGGCCGCACCGGCCGGGCAGGCCGGATAA
- a CDS encoding DUF47 family protein: MFFTRFMANVTGRKRLPGLLEHYEPVAKGVMVVEAALKEYANNGLGVAFQALAVEIDTLEGQADKIKRRIRRLPRDFFMEVDKTLFLNFTRSQDNILDSAQDALNWLGMRQMVLPKELLTSARALTREACRSVELLKPAIQGTMDLVYGQTKDRTAVKDNYHTVRVQHSKVSRSSRKLLRECLAEEGDFKNIYQFVKFIEHVHEMSHNAEGAADVLRAMIAR; encoded by the coding sequence ATGTTTTTTACTCGATTCATGGCCAACGTGACAGGCCGAAAGCGCCTTCCGGGACTGCTTGAGCATTATGAACCGGTGGCCAAGGGTGTCATGGTGGTGGAAGCCGCCTTGAAGGAATATGCCAATAACGGGCTTGGCGTGGCTTTTCAGGCCCTTGCGGTGGAGATCGACACGCTGGAGGGCCAGGCCGACAAGATCAAGCGCCGCATCCGCCGCCTCCCAAGGGATTTCTTCATGGAGGTGGACAAGACCCTGTTTCTCAACTTCACCCGCAGCCAGGACAACATCCTGGATTCGGCGCAGGACGCCTTGAACTGGCTCGGCATGCGCCAGATGGTGTTGCCCAAGGAACTTCTGACATCGGCCCGGGCCTTGACCCGGGAAGCCTGCCGTTCGGTTGAGCTTTTGAAACCGGCCATCCAGGGGACGATGGACCTGGTTTACGGGCAAACCAAGGACAGGACCGCTGTCAAGGACAACTACCATACGGTCCGCGTGCAGCACAGCAAGGTCTCGCGATCCTCCCGGAAACTCTTGCGCGAGTGCTTGGCGGAGGAGGGGGACTTCAAGAACATCTATCAGTTCGTCAAATTCATCGAGCATGTCCACGAAATGAGCCACAACGCCGAAGGCGCCGCCGACGTTCTCCGTGCCATGATTGCCAGGTAG